The genomic segment CGGCATAGTACGTACATCCACAGTGTGTACTCACCGTCCTAGGACCGATGATTCTTCCGGTGTGACTAATTCCGCATCGCGCAATCATCTCGCTCGGTGGAAACTTGTAGCGAACATTCCGACCAAGGGGTGGAGGGATGGCGATGCGGAAGAGGGCGAACGGGCGGCGGGAGCAAATGCGAGTGCTCGTCGTGGACGATCATCCGCTGTTCCGGGTAGCACTGCGGCGATTGTTGCACAGCGAAGGGTACTTCCTGGTCGTCGCCGAGGCATCTTCGGCTCATGAGGCCGTGCAGCAGACCGACATTCACCGGCCGGACGTCGCGCTGATCGATGTACGTTTGCCGGGGATCAACGGGCTCCACGTGGCACGGCTGCTGAAGCGGCAGCACCCGAGACTCGCTGTCGTGCTCCTGTCAGCTGACCAGGACGAGCAGTGGCTGCTCGGTGCCTTGCAGGTCGGTGCGGCAGCGTTCTTGCCTAAAGATGCCGAGCCTCGCGAGATTCTGGCGGTCTTAGAAGCAGTGGCAGCTGGTGAGGATCGGCTCGCGCAGCAGATCCTCGAAAAACCCGACCTCGCTCGACGCGTGCTCGGTGAGCTGCAACGCTACGTCAGTGGAGAGAGAACTCCGGAGGTGGTGGACGCAGCGTTGACGGTGCGCGAGTTGCAGGTGCTCGACTGCGTAGCCCAGGGGATGTCGAACAAGGAGATTGCGGAAGCGTTGTTCATCACCGAGCAGACGGTCAAGAACCACATGACATCCATACTCCGAAAACTCGGAGCGCAGGATCGGGTCGACGTGATCCTCGCGGCGGTCCGCAACGGCTGGGTCGCGATCACTCCCGCTCGGCAAATGGGGTTGCCTGCATAGCGACCTCGGCCAGGGCGATATCGCGGCGGTAGGTCATGCCGGGGAAGCGAATCGATTCGATCGCGGTGTACACCCGCTTGCGTGCGGCAGCGAAGGTCGGAGCGACTGCAGTGACGTTCAGGACGCGTCCCCCCGCGGTGACGATCTGCCCATCGTCGCGCCTGGTTCCTGCGTGGAAAACGAGCACGTCATTTGGCACGTCGTCGAGACCCGCGATCGGGAGTCCGGTGCGGTAGGTTCCCGGATAGCCGCCCGATGCCAGGACGACGGTGACCGCGACGCCTGGGTACCAGTGCAGCGTACCGATCTCGTGGAGCGTGCCACGAGTGGCTACCAGGAGAAGCGCTGCCAGGTCGCTTCCGAGGAGCGGCAGGATGACTTGTGTTTCCGGATCACCCAACCGGCAGTTGAACTCGAGGACTTTGGGCCCCTCGGCCGTGAGCATGAGCCCAGCATAGAGGACGCCGCGATAGACGATGCCGCGGCGGCGCATTTCTTCCAGGGTCGGTACGACGATCCGTTCGAGGATCTGCTGCTGGAGTTCTGGTGACACGTCCGGTACCGGTGCGTACGCTCCCATGCCACCCGTGTTGGGGCCAGTGTCACCATCACCGAGTCGCTTGTAATCGCGTGCCGGCTGGAGCGGTACGACCGTCTCGCCGTCGGTCACGACGAGAAAGGAAGCCTCCCGCCCGACAAGGAATTCTTCGATCAGTACCTGATCGGCAGCCGAACCCAGGCCGCGTTCGACGAGCATCCAGTGCAGGACTCGTTCGGCTTCATGGCGGTCGTTGGCGATCACCGCGCCCTTGCCGGCCGCGAGCCCGGATGCCTTGACGACGAGCGGATAGGAGAAAGCGGTGAGAGCGGTGCGCGCCTGATCGAGGTCGCTCACGATCGTCGCGCGCGCCGTCGGGACACCGGCTGCTCGCATCACGTCTTTCGCCCAGGCTTTGCTGGCTTCGATACGGGCTGCCGCCGCAGTGGGGCCGAAGGCGAGGAGCCCCTCCTCCTGAAAGGCATCGACGAGTCCCCGAGCGAGTGGTTCTTCCGGGCCCACGACCGTGAGATCGACGCGATGCTCACGGGCAGTCGCAACGAGTGCGGGGATGTCTGTTGCAGCGATGGGAAGATTTTCGGCAATCGTCGTCGTACCACCATTGCCTGGTGCCACGAGAACCCGCGAGACGGATGGGGAACGCGACAGTGCCCAGGCGAGCGCGTGTTCTCGCCCGCCGCTTCCGACGACCAGGACAGTGAGCCCGCGTGGTGCCATCGTGTTCACTCCCACTCGATGGTGGCCGGCGGCTTGGACGTGATGTCGTAGACGACGCGATTCACACCAGGTACTTCGTTCACGATCCGGTTGGCGAGCCGGGCAAGGAGGTCGTCCGGCAGTCGCGCCCAGTCCGCGGTCATGGCATCGGAACTCGTGACGGCCCTGACAGCGATAACGCGAGCATACGTCCGTTGGTCACCCATCACGCCGGTCGAATAGACCGGCAGGAGGACAGCGAAGAACTGCCAGAGTGCATGCCCGAGTCCGGCTGCTTCGATCTCCTCGCGCACGATCGCATCGGCTCGGCGCACGATCGCCAGCGCTTCCTCTGTCACTTCCCCGAGTATCCGTACGGCGAGACCGGGCCCTGGGAAGGGCTGGCGTTGCACGATTTCTTCGGGGAGGCCGAGTAGGCGACCGATTGCCCGTACCTCGTCTTTGAATAGGTATCGGAGTGGTTCGAGGAGTTCGAACTGGAGGTCTTCCGGTAGTCCGCCGACGTTGTGGTGCGTCTTGATCTTGGCGGCGGTCTTCGAGGCATGTCGCGCGGCGCTCTCGATGACGTCCGGATAGAGCGTCCCCTGTGCCAGGAAGCGGAATGGCCCTCGCTCGCGCGCGACCTGCTCGAAGACACGCACGAATTCTTCACCGATTCGCCGACGCTTCTCCTCCGGGTCGACGACACCACGCAAACGTGCGAGGAAACGCTGGCGGGCATCGACCGCGACTAGCGGCATGCGGAAGTGCCGTCCGAAGACCTCGCGAATCGTTTCGGCTTCCCCTTCCCGCAGGAGACCAGTATCGACGAAGACGGGAGTGAGCTGGTCGCCGATGGCCCGGTGGATGAGGGCCGCGACGACGCTCGAGTCGACCCCACCGGACAGGGCCAAGAGCACGCGATCGCGACCGACTCGTTCGCGGATCTCGCGTATGGCTCGCTCGACGAACGATTCCGGCGTCCAGGTCGGTCGACAACCGCAGACATCGTACAGGAAGTTCCGCAGAATCATGCTCCCGAGTGGCGTATGAGCGACCTCGGGATGGAACTGCAGGCCGATAAGGCTTCCCTTCGCCATCGCAGCGAACGGGGCGTTCGCTGACCGGGCTAACGGCAGGAAGCCGGGCGGGAGTTCGTCGATGCGATCTCCGTGACTCATCCAGACGTCGAAACGGTGGGGGAGGTTCGAGAAGACCGGATGCTCCGTGACGACCTCGACGACAGCAGGGCCATATTCTCGTTCGCTCGCCGGGGCAACCTTGCCACCCAGCGCGTGGGCGAGCAACTGCATACCATAGCAGATGCCTAGTACGGGGAGTCCGCTCTCGAGCACCCAGCGTGGAAGCTGTGGCGCACCTGGCTCGTAGACGCTCGCGGGCCCACCGGAGAGGATAATTCCCTTCGGTTCGAGATGCTGAATCGCCTCCCACGTGACATCGTGCGGTACGAGTTCGCAGTACACGTTGGCTTCGCGGACACGGCGGGCGATCAACTGAGCATACTGCGAGCCGTAGTCGAGAATGACCACCGCATCGGTGACGAGAGAAGCGATTCGTTCGGCACGTTCCGGGACATCGGTCGGTCGGGACACGTCGTGCCGCCTCCGTTCAACGGCGCTCATGAGCGTCCACGTCGAGCGAACGGACGTGGACAACAGCTCGATTGTACCGAACACTGGAAGATGATCAGGGCGTGGTGGCTGAGTGAGCAGCGGGGAATGGAGCAGGTATGCCTGAGCTACGGATCGCGATGCTCATTTCTGGAGGTGGGCGTACGCTCGCCAACCTGCTGCGGGTGCAGGAGCAGGGTGACTTACCAGGGCGGATCGTTCTCGTCGTGAGCAATCGGGAGCGTATTCCCGGCAATGAGATCGCACGCCAGGCTGGCGTCCCACTCGTGATCGTGCCGTCGCGTGGGTTGTCGGAGGAGACGTTTGCCGAGCGGGTCTATGCGGAGCTCGATGCTTATCGGATCAATCTGGTGTTGCTCGGAGGGTTTCTCCGGCGCTTGCCCGTGCGGCCCGATTACCGGTGGCGGATCATGAACATCCATCCATCGCTGTTGCCACTTTTCGGCGGTCGCGGTATGTACGGTGAGCGTGTGCACCGTGCCGTCCTGGAGAGCGGGATGAAAGTTTCCGGCTGCACGGTTCACTTTGTGACCGACGAGCTGGATCGGGGGCCGATTATTCTGCAGGCATGTGTCCCGGTCGAAGAAGACGATACACCCGAAACGCTCGCTGCGCGCGTCTTCGCCGAAGAATGTCGGATCTATCCAGAAGCAGTACGGCTCTTCGCTGCAGGCCGCCTCGTCGTCGAGGGGCAACGTGTCCGCATACTGCCTGTCCCTGCACATGGAAGGGTGGAGGAACCATCATGAATGCGTTGTCGTATCGTGACCAGCTCGACACGCCGTGTCTTGTGGTCGACCTCGATCTCCTCAGGCGGAATATCGAGGAGATGAGCACCTATGCACGATCGCGTGGCCTCGCGCTGCGACCGCATCTGAAGACGCACAAAACGGCGGAAATCGCGGCGCTGCAACAGCAAGCCGGGGCAGTCGGCTTTACCTGTGCGAAGCTGGGGGAAGTCGAAGCACTGGCCGATACCGGTGTGCTGGACGACGTGCTTGTAGCCTATCAGATCGTCGGCGCGCCGAAGATCGGTCGCCTGCTGAGCCTGCTCGACCGCGTCCGGCTCACGGTCGCTGTGGACAGTATCGCTGTCGCAGAGCCGTTGAGCCAGGCGGTCGCCACTGCTGGAAGGCAGCTCGACGTCGTGATCGAGATCGATACCGGCTTAGGACGGGCCGGTGTCGCTCCGGGCGAGCCAGCGTTGCGTTTGGCTCGCGAAGTCGTCCAGATGCCGGGTCTGCGTCTCCGCGGGCTCATGACGCACGAGGGGCACGCTGGTCGGGCAGCGACTCGTGAAGAGATGGAGGAAATCGCACGAAGAGCAGGAGAAGCGATGGTGACGACCGCGAACTTGTTGCGACGATCCGGGATCCCTATCGAGGTCGTCAGCGTTGGCTCGACACCAGCAGCGTTCGCAACGACGCAAGTCGAGGGCATAACGGAGATGCGACCGGGTACCTACGTCTTCTACG from the Thermomicrobium sp. 4228-Ro genome contains:
- a CDS encoding response regulator; this encodes MRKRANGRREQMRVLVVDDHPLFRVALRRLLHSEGYFLVVAEASSAHEAVQQTDIHRPDVALIDVRLPGINGLHVARLLKRQHPRLAVVLLSADQDEQWLLGALQVGAAAFLPKDAEPREILAVLEAVAAGEDRLAQQILEKPDLARRVLGELQRYVSGERTPEVVDAALTVRELQVLDCVAQGMSNKEIAEALFITEQTVKNHMTSILRKLGAQDRVDVILAAVRNGWVAITPARQMGLPA
- the purD gene encoding phosphoribosylamine--glycine ligase, with protein sequence MAPRGLTVLVVGSGGREHALAWALSRSPSVSRVLVAPGNGGTTTIAENLPIAATDIPALVATAREHRVDLTVVGPEEPLARGLVDAFQEEGLLAFGPTAAAARIEASKAWAKDVMRAAGVPTARATIVSDLDQARTALTAFSYPLVVKASGLAAGKGAVIANDRHEAERVLHWMLVERGLGSAADQVLIEEFLVGREASFLVVTDGETVVPLQPARDYKRLGDGDTGPNTGGMGAYAPVPDVSPELQQQILERIVVPTLEEMRRRGIVYRGVLYAGLMLTAEGPKVLEFNCRLGDPETQVILPLLGSDLAALLLVATRGTLHEIGTLHWYPGVAVTVVLASGGYPGTYRTGLPIAGLDDVPNDVLVFHAGTRRDDGQIVTAGGRVLNVTAVAPTFAAARKRVYTAIESIRFPGMTYRRDIALAEVAMQATPFAERE
- the guaA gene encoding glutamine-hydrolyzing GMP synthase is translated as MSAVERRRHDVSRPTDVPERAERIASLVTDAVVILDYGSQYAQLIARRVREANVYCELVPHDVTWEAIQHLEPKGIILSGGPASVYEPGAPQLPRWVLESGLPVLGICYGMQLLAHALGGKVAPASEREYGPAVVEVVTEHPVFSNLPHRFDVWMSHGDRIDELPPGFLPLARSANAPFAAMAKGSLIGLQFHPEVAHTPLGSMILRNFLYDVCGCRPTWTPESFVERAIREIRERVGRDRVLLALSGGVDSSVVAALIHRAIGDQLTPVFVDTGLLREGEAETIREVFGRHFRMPLVAVDARQRFLARLRGVVDPEEKRRRIGEEFVRVFEQVARERGPFRFLAQGTLYPDVIESAARHASKTAAKIKTHHNVGGLPEDLQFELLEPLRYLFKDEVRAIGRLLGLPEEIVQRQPFPGPGLAVRILGEVTEEALAIVRRADAIVREEIEAAGLGHALWQFFAVLLPVYSTGVMGDQRTYARVIAVRAVTSSDAMTADWARLPDDLLARLANRIVNEVPGVNRVVYDITSKPPATIEWE
- the purN gene encoding phosphoribosylglycinamide formyltransferase yields the protein MPELRIAMLISGGGRTLANLLRVQEQGDLPGRIVLVVSNRERIPGNEIARQAGVPLVIVPSRGLSEETFAERVYAELDAYRINLVLLGGFLRRLPVRPDYRWRIMNIHPSLLPLFGGRGMYGERVHRAVLESGMKVSGCTVHFVTDELDRGPIILQACVPVEEDDTPETLAARVFAEECRIYPEAVRLFAAGRLVVEGQRVRILPVPAHGRVEEPS
- a CDS encoding alanine racemase — protein: MNALSYRDQLDTPCLVVDLDLLRRNIEEMSTYARSRGLALRPHLKTHKTAEIAALQQQAGAVGFTCAKLGEVEALADTGVLDDVLVAYQIVGAPKIGRLLSLLDRVRLTVAVDSIAVAEPLSQAVATAGRQLDVVIEIDTGLGRAGVAPGEPALRLAREVVQMPGLRLRGLMTHEGHAGRAATREEMEEIARRAGEAMVTTANLLRRSGIPIEVVSVGSTPAAFATTQVEGITEMRPGTYVFYDAAAFRFGRIGPDRVALRVLTTVISRPAPNRAIIDAGSKTLTTDPPPPGRNGFGYLIDYPDATIVRLNEEHGIVEFPPGSPVPAVGDRLEIIPNHVCPVVNLQDELFVVQHGQFLTTWRVVARGKVR